A section of the Etheostoma cragini isolate CJK2018 chromosome 12, CSU_Ecrag_1.0, whole genome shotgun sequence genome encodes:
- the sppl2 gene encoding signal peptide peptidase-like 2 isoform X1, with translation MRVPETLIWTAFLIQKVVGEYGMAHFSDKGKSKGKDYCIFFNSQWARLPQDLNKASRLQIYDLTTSVLCSPSDVPDGGFPNRIPMVMRGNCTFYEKVRLAQINGAKGLLIVSKDRLTPPAGNRSQYEEIDIPVALLSYSDMLDIGKTFGKGRLVAMYAPNEPVLDYNMVIIFLMAVGTVAIGGYWAGSRDSKKRYMKHKRDDGAEKQDEETVDVTPIMTCVFVVMCCSMLVLLYFFYDSLAIWVIAIFCVASSVGLHSCLWPFVRRLPFCKCRVPENNLPYLHKRPQIRMLLLSAFCIGVSITWMVFRNEDQWAWVLQDALGIAFCLYMLKTVRLPTFKACTLLLSVLFVYDVFFVFITPFFTKSGESIMVEVAAGPSDSAMHEKLPMVLKVPRLNPSPLALCDRPFSLLGFGDVLVPGLLVAYCHRFDILTQSSRIYFVACTIAYGIGLLITFVALAFMQMGQPALLYLVPCTLLTSLSVALWRRELPQFWTGSGFVPPIVLSPINCTQTAAPQTEDHLTKLEPQTTEDSPPFPSQETPPAERAKEENKSN, from the exons ATGAGGGTCCCTGAAACACTGATTTGGACCGCTTTTCTCATCCAGAAG GTGGTGGGAGAGTACGGCATGGCTCATTTCAGCGACAAGGGCAAGAGCAAAGGAAAGGATTATTGCATCTTCTTCAACTCACAATGGGCACGTCTACCTCAGGACCTCAACAAGGCA TCCCGTCTTCAGATCTATGACCTGACAACATCGGTCCTGTGCTCGCCCTCCGACGTCCCGGATGGAGGTTTCCCAAATCGCATCCCCATGGTGATGAGAGGCAACTGCACATTCTATGAAAAGGTCCGACTGGCCCAGATTAACGGCGCCAAGGGCCTTCTCATCGTCAGCAAGGACAGACTG acaCCACCAGCAGGAAACAGGAGTCAGTATGAGGAGATTGACATTCCTGTAGCACTGCTCAGCTACTCTGATATGCTGGACATAGGCAAG ACCTTTGGTAAAGGAAGACTGGTAGCCATGTACGCACCCAATGAGCCAGTGTTGGACTACAACATGGTGATCATCTTTTTGATGGCAGTAGGAACTGTTGCCATTGGAGGTTACTGGGCGGGCAGCAGAGACAGCAAAAA ACGCTACATGAAGCACAAGCGGGACGACGGTGCTGAGAAGCAGGACGAGGAGACCGTAGACGTCACCCCCATCATGACCTGTGTGTTCGTGGTCATGTGCTGCAGCATGCTGGTGCTACTCTACTTCTTCTATGATAGCCTGG CCATTTGGGTCATAGCCATCTTCTGTGTGGCCTCCTCTGTCGGCCTCCACAGCTGTCTCTGGCCGTTTGTCAGGAGACTCCCTTTCTGCAAGTGCAG GGTTCCAGAGAACAACTTGCCATACCTGCACAAACGGCCGCAGATCCGCATGTTGCTGCTGTCGGCCTTCTGCATTGGTGTCAGCATCACCTGGATGGTGTTTCGCAATGAAGACCA GTGGGCGTGGGTGTTACAGGACGCCCTGGGGATCGCCTTCTGTCTCTACATGCTCAAAACAGTCAGACTCCCCACATTTAAG GCTTGCACTTTATTACTGTCGGTCCTTTTTGTCTATGATGTTTTCTTCGTATTTATTACACCCTTCTTTACAAAG AGTGGGGAAAGTATAATGGTGGAGGTAGCGGCTGGTCCCTCTGACTCCGCCATGCATGAAAAG CTTCCAATGGTGCTCAAAGTGCCACGGTTAAACCCCTCTCCTCTGGCTCTTTGTGACCGTCCCTTCTCTCTCCTGGGCTTTGGTGACGTCTTAGTACCAG gTCTGCTGGTGGCGTACTGTCAcaggtttgacattttaaccCAATCCTCCAGGATCTACTTCGTGGCCTGTACGATCG CTTATGGCATCGGCCTGTTGATCACCTTCGTGGCCCTGGCCTTCATGCAGATGGGTCAGCCAGCATTGCTCTACCTGGTGCCTTGTACTCTGCTCACCAGTCTCTCTGTAGCACTGTGGCGCAGGGAGTTGCCCCAGTTCTGGACTGGAAGTGGATTTGTG CCTCCCATAGTGCTATCACCTATCAACTGTACACAAACTGCAGCACCGCAGACGGAGGATCATTTGACTAAACTGGAGCCACAAACCACAGAAGACTCACCCCCCTTCCCATCTCAGGAGACGCCCCCAGCggagagagcaaaagaggaaaacaaatcaaactga
- the sppl2 gene encoding signal peptide peptidase-like 2 isoform X2 produces the protein MRVPETLIWTAFLIQKVVGEYGMAHFSDKGKSKGKDYCIFFNSQWARLPQDLNKASRLQIYDLTTSVLCSPSDVPDGGFPNRIPMVMRGNCTFYEKVRLAQINGAKGLLIVSKDRLTPPAGNRSQYEEIDIPVALLSYSDMLDIGKTFGKGRLVAMYAPNEPVLDYNMVIIFLMAVGTVAIGGYWAGSRDSKKRYMKHKRDDGAEKQDEETVDVTPIMTCVFVVMCCSMLVLLYFFYDSLAIWVIAIFCVASSVGLHSCLWPFVRRLPFCKCRVPENNLPYLHKRPQIRMLLLSAFCIGVSITWMVFRNEDQWAWVLQDALGIAFCLYMLKTVRLPTFKACTLLLSVLFVYDVFFVFITPFFTKSGESIMVEVAAGPSDSAMHEKLPMVLKVPRLNPSPLALCDRPFSLLGFGDVLVPGLLVAYCHRFDILTQSSRIYFVACTIAYGIGLLITFVALAFMQMGQPALLYLVPCTLLTSLSVALWRRELPQFWTGSGFVCAAEGSAACECHCSLP, from the exons ATGAGGGTCCCTGAAACACTGATTTGGACCGCTTTTCTCATCCAGAAG GTGGTGGGAGAGTACGGCATGGCTCATTTCAGCGACAAGGGCAAGAGCAAAGGAAAGGATTATTGCATCTTCTTCAACTCACAATGGGCACGTCTACCTCAGGACCTCAACAAGGCA TCCCGTCTTCAGATCTATGACCTGACAACATCGGTCCTGTGCTCGCCCTCCGACGTCCCGGATGGAGGTTTCCCAAATCGCATCCCCATGGTGATGAGAGGCAACTGCACATTCTATGAAAAGGTCCGACTGGCCCAGATTAACGGCGCCAAGGGCCTTCTCATCGTCAGCAAGGACAGACTG acaCCACCAGCAGGAAACAGGAGTCAGTATGAGGAGATTGACATTCCTGTAGCACTGCTCAGCTACTCTGATATGCTGGACATAGGCAAG ACCTTTGGTAAAGGAAGACTGGTAGCCATGTACGCACCCAATGAGCCAGTGTTGGACTACAACATGGTGATCATCTTTTTGATGGCAGTAGGAACTGTTGCCATTGGAGGTTACTGGGCGGGCAGCAGAGACAGCAAAAA ACGCTACATGAAGCACAAGCGGGACGACGGTGCTGAGAAGCAGGACGAGGAGACCGTAGACGTCACCCCCATCATGACCTGTGTGTTCGTGGTCATGTGCTGCAGCATGCTGGTGCTACTCTACTTCTTCTATGATAGCCTGG CCATTTGGGTCATAGCCATCTTCTGTGTGGCCTCCTCTGTCGGCCTCCACAGCTGTCTCTGGCCGTTTGTCAGGAGACTCCCTTTCTGCAAGTGCAG GGTTCCAGAGAACAACTTGCCATACCTGCACAAACGGCCGCAGATCCGCATGTTGCTGCTGTCGGCCTTCTGCATTGGTGTCAGCATCACCTGGATGGTGTTTCGCAATGAAGACCA GTGGGCGTGGGTGTTACAGGACGCCCTGGGGATCGCCTTCTGTCTCTACATGCTCAAAACAGTCAGACTCCCCACATTTAAG GCTTGCACTTTATTACTGTCGGTCCTTTTTGTCTATGATGTTTTCTTCGTATTTATTACACCCTTCTTTACAAAG AGTGGGGAAAGTATAATGGTGGAGGTAGCGGCTGGTCCCTCTGACTCCGCCATGCATGAAAAG CTTCCAATGGTGCTCAAAGTGCCACGGTTAAACCCCTCTCCTCTGGCTCTTTGTGACCGTCCCTTCTCTCTCCTGGGCTTTGGTGACGTCTTAGTACCAG gTCTGCTGGTGGCGTACTGTCAcaggtttgacattttaaccCAATCCTCCAGGATCTACTTCGTGGCCTGTACGATCG CTTATGGCATCGGCCTGTTGATCACCTTCGTGGCCCTGGCCTTCATGCAGATGGGTCAGCCAGCATTGCTCTACCTGGTGCCTTGTACTCTGCTCACCAGTCTCTCTGTAGCACTGTGGCGCAGGGAGTTGCCCCAGTTCTGGACTGGAAGTGGATTTGTG TGTGCTGCTGAGGGCTCAGCTGCCTGTGAATGTCACTGCAG CCTCCCATAG
- the dapk3 gene encoding death-associated protein kinase 3 yields the protein MAGFRQEDVELYYEMGEELGSGQFAIVRKCKEKSTSIEYAAKFIKKRRLSSSRRGVSREEIEREVNILREIQHSNIITLHDIFENKTDVILILELVSGGELFDFLAEKESLTEEEATQFLKQILDGVQYLHSKRIAHFDLKPENIMLLDKNAPNPRIKLIDFGIAHQIKAGNEFKNIFGTPEFVAPEIVNYEPLGLEADMWSIGVITYILLSGASPFLGETKQETLTNISAVNYDFDEEYFSNTSELAKDFIRRLLVKDPKKRMTIDDSLQHPWIKVIKRRNVRQEERDHKTERRRLKTTRLKEYTIKSHSSMPPNNTYVNFERFSQVLEEIAAAEEGLRDLERNQRSCREDVAALLSIYEEKEGWYKEENQSISSDLSHIRQELQRTQTQRKKSQEEAKLTMQSANALKRKYARLENRYEVLAEQVASEVRWVEELVKSMIAEKDGIGSMP from the exons ATGGCTGGCTTCAGACAAGAGGATGTTGAGCTGTATTATGAGATGGGAGAGGAACTGGGCAG TGGACAGTTTGCCATCGTTCGTAAGTGTAAAGAGAAGAGCACAAGTATAGAGTATGCAGCCAAATTCATCAAGAAGCGGAGGTTGTCCTCTAGCCGGCGGGGGGTGAGCCGCGAAGAGATCGAGCGTGAGGTCAACATCCTGCGGGAGATCCAACACAGCAACATCATTACCCTGCACGAcatctttgaaaacaaaactgacgTGATCCTGATCCTAGAGCTGGTGTCTGGAGGAGAGCTATTTGACTTCCTGGCTGAGAAGGAATCCCTGACAGAAGAAGAGGCCACCCAGTTTCTCAAGCAGATCCTGGACGGCGTTCAGTATCTACACTCCAAACGCATTGCTCACTTTGACCTCAAG CCGGAGAATATCATGCTGCTGGACAAGAACGCCCCCAACCCCAGGATCAAGCTGATTGATTTTGGGATTGCTCATCAGATTAAAGCGGGAAATGAGTTCAAGAACATTTTTGGAACACCAGAGTTTGTTG CTCCAGAAATAGTCAACTATGAGCCACTTGGACTGGAGGCAGACATGTG GAGCATCGGAGTGATAACATACATCCT GCTGAGTGGTGCCTCGCCATTCCTGGGCGAGACCAAGCAGGAGACCCTGACAAACATCTCGGCCGTCAACTACGACTTTGATGAGGAGTATTTCAGCAACACCAGTGAGCTCGCCAAGGACTTCATACGACGCCTGCTGGTCAAGGATCCCAA aaaGAGAATGACGATTGATGATAGTCTCCAGCACCCCTGGATTAAG GTGATTAAGAGACGAAATGTCCGCCAGGAGGAGAGAGACCACAAGACTGAGCGCCGACGCCTGAAGACCACTCGTCTGAAGGAGTACACCATCAAGTCCCACTCCAGCATGCCACCCAATAACACTTACGTCAACTTTGAGCGCTTCTCCCAGGTCCTGGAGGAGATCGCGGCAGCGGAGGAAGGCCTGAGAGACCTGGAGCGCAATCAGCGCTCATGCCGGGAGGACGTGGCCGCGCTGCTGTCCATATACGAGGAGAAGGAAGGCTGGTACAAGGAGGAGAACCAGAGCATCTCCAGCGACCTGAGCCATATCCGCCAAGAGCTGCAGCGCACTCAAACCCAGCGCAAGAAGAGCCAGGAGGAGGCCAAGCTCACCATGCAGTCCGCCAACGCCCTCAAGCGGAAGTACGCTCGCCTGGAAAACCGCTACGAGGTCCTGGCTGAGCAGGTGGCCTCGGAGGTCCGCTGggtggaggagctggtcaaGTCCATGATTGCAGAGAAGGATGGCATCGGCAGCATGCCCTGA